A window of Zingiber officinale cultivar Zhangliang chromosome 5A, Zo_v1.1, whole genome shotgun sequence contains these coding sequences:
- the LOC121980917 gene encoding la-related protein 1B-like, with the protein MTVPASMAAAAATPTDSSPSSPSPRADRAARQPWSHVVRGEPDGSSSSPPPISSPDPSDRKPSASDGVAQEAAAARGKKPAWKRPLPNGSIETGPAVMGGSASWPALSESAKPAAKSQPSASDGTPPLSASPGPATSSSLPKQNVTPHGAPNHLAPENQKSIKRGGNISNGASPASAAAAAAPSPPPALAIMPQANMDEQAPRELSSQEHSTKNTTNYNNDSKGGGSGSQVHDGGGDNWRSYGGNRRWNNGGGSGSHHSNYSNRRDQERGSYDGYRRNSFGRDFQIQHRGARPYFRPPPPPMPPPFPGHIPQVRPFGNPIVFSDMQSPYVYLSSQPPPGAVPFVHHPGMAHAMYFPAIDAQRATLLKQIDFYFSDENLCRDVYLRQNMDEQGWVSVSLVAGFNRVRQITNNIDFILDTLPLSTEVEVQGDKIRKRKGWMSYLLRPSINRAANASGQSPVTLKPDNLAAQLQAVDLEAAVSEQSRRRILSRSASGNVNSQLHADVAADCNGDIIGQMDQE; encoded by the exons ATGACCGTTCCTGCTTCCATGGCCGCCGCGGCCGCCACCCCCACGGATTCGTCGCCCTCCTCACCTTCCCCGCGGGCGGACCGGGCCGCCCGCCAACCCTGGTCCCATGTCGTCCGAGGTGAACCCGACGGATCCTCCTCCTCCCCGCCCCCGATCTCGTCGCCGGATCCCTCCGATCGCAAGCCTTCTGCTTCCGATGGTGTCGCGCAGGAAGCCGCCGCTGCTCGCGGGAAGAAGCCCGCCTGGAAGCGCCCTTTGCCCAATGGCTCGATCGAGACGGGCCCGGCCGTGATGGGCGGCTCCGCCTCCTGGCCTGCTCTCTCTGAGTCCGCCAAGCCTGCAGCTAAGTCTCAGCCCTCCGCTTCAGATGGAACGCCGCCGCTCTCTGCATCACCG GGGCCTGCGACTTCGAGTTCTTTGCCTAAGCAGAATGTAACTCCGCATGGCGCTCCAAATCATCTGGCTCCTGAAAACCAGAAATCGATCAAACGTGGTGGTAATATTAGCAATGGCGCGTCTCCTGCCagtgcggcggcggcggcggcgccctCACCCCCACCGGCTTTGGCAATTATGCCCCAGGCAAACATGGACGAGCAGGCTCCTCGAGAGCTCTCGTCTCAAGAGCATTCTACCAAGAACACTACCAACTACAACAATGATTCCAAGGGAGGCGGGTCGGGATCACAGGTTCATGATGGTGGCGGTGACAATTGGAGGAGCTATGGTGGCAACAGGAGGTGGAACAATGGCGGTGGTTCTGGATCTCACCATAGCAACTATAGTAACCGCCGTGATCAGGAGCGTGGTAGCTATGATGGATATCGGAGGAATTCTTTTGGAAGGGACTTCCAGATCCAGCACCGAGGTGCCCGACCCTATTTTAGGCCTCCACCGCCGCCAATGCCACCTCCATTCCCTGGACATATTCCACAGGTTCGGCCTTTTGGGAATCCCATTGTTTTCTCTG ATATGCAATCTCCTTACGTTTATTTATCTAGCCAACCACCTCCTGGGGCTGTTCCCTTTGTTCATCATCCGGGAATGGCACATGCTATGTATTTCCCAGCTATAGATGCGCAGCGTGCTACTTTACTCAAGCAGATAGATTTCTATTTCAG TGATGAGAATCTGTGTAGAGATGTTTATTTAAGGCAGAACATGGATGAGCAGGGATGGGTTTCGGTATCCTTGGTCGCTGGGTTCAATAGA GTCAGACAAATAACGAACAACATAGACTTCATATTAGACACTCTCCCGCTGTCCACTGAAGTCGAAGTGCAG GGCGATAAAATTAGGAAGCGTAAAGGCTGGATGAGTTATCTTCTCCGACCAAGTATCAATCGGGCTGCCAACGCTTCTGGTCAGTCTCCAGTGACATTGAAACCTGATAATCTGGCTGCACAGTTGCAAGCTGTTGATCTGGAGGCGGCAGTTTCTGAGCAGAGCAGGAGAAGGATTCTCAGTCGGTCAGCATCTGGCAACGTGAATAGCCAGCTACATGCTGATGTTGCCGCCGATTGTAATGGTGACATTATCGGACAAATGGATCAAGAGTGA